A region of Chloroflexota bacterium DNA encodes the following proteins:
- a CDS encoding maleylpyruvate isomerase N-terminal domain-containing protein, translating to MQDRAIEIRNAFRESSLQLVDVLKRVPADAWKRPGLGEWTIRELAAHVLRGLDRPVVSEAGDGAVAAESAAAYYVLAMSSPTIHEEVAERARQSAASFGEDLAEAARAIVARSLGAVEALGDDAPVTTSIGAVRLVDYLPTRILEVVIHTLDVAEAAGVAFEPGHDGLRVSLALLGEIAVENGEGAALALGLSGRRTLPGGDNVLA from the coding sequence ATGCAAGACCGAGCTATAGAGATCAGAAACGCCTTCCGTGAGAGCTCACTCCAGCTTGTGGACGTGCTCAAGCGGGTGCCGGCGGACGCTTGGAAGAGGCCCGGGCTCGGGGAGTGGACGATACGGGAGCTGGCGGCGCACGTGCTCAGGGGCCTCGACAGGCCTGTCGTCTCCGAGGCAGGCGATGGGGCAGTTGCCGCGGAGAGCGCTGCCGCGTACTACGTTCTGGCCATGTCCTCACCAACGATCCATGAAGAGGTGGCCGAGCGGGCACGGCAGAGCGCGGCGTCGTTCGGCGAGGACCTGGCGGAGGCTGCGCGGGCCATCGTGGCGCGGAGCCTGGGGGCTGTTGAGGCGCTGGGTGACGACGCGCCGGTGACGACCAGCATCGGGGCGGTGCGGCTTGTCGACTACCTGCCGACGCGCATCCTGGAGGTGGTGATCCACACGCTGGACGTCGCGGAAGCCGCCGGGGTGGCGTTTGAGCCGGGGCATGACGGGCTGAGGGTATCACTGGCCCTGCTCGGGGAGATAGCGGTCGAGAACGGGGAAGGCGCGGCGCTCGCGCTGGGGTTGAGCGGGCGGCGGACGCTGCCCGGCGGGGACAACGTCCTGGCGTGA
- a CDS encoding transcriptional regulator gives MSEEPIVLNETIHQSTRLRIMTLLVYQPSMDRVAYGFIQETLGLTGGNLTIHLRKLEEAGYVTMTKEFVSAKPRTWVRATPSGLRAYADYLGNLERALHGRPGQEEG, from the coding sequence ATGAGTGAGGAGCCCATCGTCCTCAACGAGACCATCCACCAATCGACGCGGCTGCGGATCATGACGCTGCTGGTGTACCAGCCGTCGATGGACCGGGTGGCGTACGGCTTCATCCAAGAGACGCTGGGGCTGACAGGCGGGAACCTGACCATCCACCTGCGGAAGCTAGAGGAGGCCGGGTACGTGACAATGACCAAGGAGTTTGTGAGCGCCAAGCCGCGGACGTGGGTGCGGGCGACGCCGTCAGGGCTTCGCGCGTACGCGGACTACCTCGGCAACCTGGAGCGGGCGCTGCACGGGCGGCCGGGGCAGGAGGAGGGGTAG